In Salisediminibacterium beveridgei, one DNA window encodes the following:
- the moaD gene encoding molybdopterin converting factor subunit 1, producing the protein MIRVLLFAELEERAGKRELELNSNEMSVAAIRDWVKDNYPDAAGIDRAMAAVNEDYAEESTLVHADDIIAFIPPVSGG; encoded by the coding sequence ATGATTCGAGTATTATTGTTTGCAGAACTTGAAGAACGGGCCGGCAAGAGAGAACTCGAACTTAACAGTAATGAGATGAGCGTTGCGGCAATCCGTGATTGGGTAAAGGATAACTACCCTGATGCTGCTGGTATCGACAGAGCTATGGCTGCTGTCAATGAAGACTATGCCGAGGAATCCACATTGGTTCATGCTGACGACATCATTGCATTTATTCCACCCGTCAGTGGTGGCTGA
- a CDS encoding SCO family protein gives MGSSLKFLFLFGSLILISGCSFLYEDVSESGQAETIIDVTTSETPWEMVSFEAVNQDGEDRSDAYYEGEWWIAKTIFTRCPTVCMVMTPNMVSLQEELDNQETDLQIVSFTVDPEFDDPDQLTEYGESYGADFSNWDFLTGYDDEMIRDLVLESFKAQVMELPEQSDIMHPVRFYLINPEGQIVRMYTGESNFDLDATVEDIQQMLDE, from the coding sequence ATGGGTAGTTCGCTAAAATTCTTGTTTCTCTTTGGGAGTTTGATTTTGATAAGTGGATGCAGTTTTCTTTACGAGGATGTAAGTGAATCCGGGCAGGCTGAAACCATAATTGATGTAACAACTTCAGAAACGCCATGGGAGATGGTTTCTTTCGAAGCGGTGAATCAAGATGGCGAAGATCGTTCTGATGCTTATTATGAAGGAGAATGGTGGATTGCAAAGACGATTTTCACCAGATGCCCGACGGTATGCATGGTTATGACACCGAATATGGTCAGTCTTCAAGAAGAATTGGATAATCAGGAAACAGATTTGCAAATTGTATCATTCACAGTTGATCCAGAGTTTGATGATCCTGATCAATTGACTGAATATGGCGAATCGTACGGTGCTGATTTTTCAAATTGGGATTTCCTTACTGGATACGATGATGAAATGATCAGAGATCTGGTTTTGGAATCATTTAAAGCACAAGTTATGGAGCTTCCTGAGCAAAGTGATATTATGCATCCAGTCAGGTTTTATCTGATCAATCCAGAAGGACAAATCGTCAGAATGTATACTGGCGAGTCCAATTTCGATCTAGATGCAACGGTTGAAGATATTCAGCAGATGTTAGATGAATGA
- the ctaG gene encoding cytochrome c oxidase assembly factor CtaG: protein MSQFLETFTARTVWTPELILVLAVISVIYLALGRKYYYWFPEGKPVETRRIIYFHLGLLGIYLGFGGPLYVLGHIMLSMHMLSMAIVFLVAPPLLLIGIPAWFFRFFAHFSVIHGAFKIIGYPLIGLILFNALFSFYHLPFTFDFLMTNEGMHNVYQIGMLLAAMLMWWHIIPRLVTRFDMSELKRIGYMFASGVLFTPACVLIIFAGDAIYATYTDPSVWAIAMAYCLPPGADIPFEVFSGEQSLTLLNNTYHDQQFGGAMMKIIQELAYGVAMGYTFRIWMKRDREETPKLELKEFEMYETSLPKA from the coding sequence ATGAGTCAGTTTTTAGAAACCTTTACGGCCAGAACCGTCTGGACGCCAGAACTTATTTTGGTTCTGGCTGTTATCAGTGTAATCTATTTGGCCCTTGGGCGTAAATATTATTACTGGTTTCCCGAAGGAAAACCGGTAGAAACAAGACGGATTATATATTTTCATCTGGGTCTTCTTGGCATTTATTTAGGATTTGGAGGCCCATTGTATGTGCTGGGACACATTATGCTGAGTATGCATATGCTAAGTATGGCTATTGTGTTTCTTGTGGCGCCACCATTGTTGTTAATTGGAATTCCGGCCTGGTTCTTCCGATTCTTTGCTCATTTTTCTGTTATCCATGGTGCTTTCAAAATCATTGGGTATCCGTTGATCGGGTTGATTCTGTTTAATGCGCTCTTTTCATTTTATCATTTACCTTTCACATTTGATTTTTTAATGACAAATGAAGGGATGCATAATGTTTATCAAATTGGCATGTTACTTGCCGCAATGCTGATGTGGTGGCACATCATACCGCGACTGGTCACCCGGTTTGACATGTCTGAGTTGAAGCGTATAGGTTATATGTTTGCGAGCGGTGTCCTTTTTACGCCTGCCTGTGTACTGATTATCTTTGCCGGTGATGCGATCTATGCTACATACACTGATCCTTCTGTATGGGCGATTGCCATGGCGTATTGCCTGCCACCAGGAGCGGATATACCGTTTGAAGTGTTCTCGGGGGAACAGTCATTAACACTATTAAACAATACGTATCATGACCAGCAGTTTGGTGGTGCAATGATGAAGATCATTCAAGAGCTTGCTTATGGCGTTGCAATGGGTTATACGTTCAGAATCTGGATGAAGCGTGACCGTGAAGAAACACCGAAATTGGAATTGAAAGAATTTGAAATGTATGAAACAAGCTTGCCAAAAGCTTGA
- a CDS encoding Cof-type HAD-IIB family hydrolase, with product MKKHLIALDLDGTLLKDDKTISSRTKNTLEHLISDGHKVVIATGRPHRASKVFYNELRLNTPMVNFNGALIHHPGKSESFRSLHSPLPRKVAKEILYACEEIGVINTMFEVKDQFYLRYADRGFADAFTMNQKPMGTGPLHDFLREDPTSILIHPATEHLAMTRSQFKDLIGDEVNQRSWGAPWHVLEMVRSDVHKAFGLKKIANYFAIDQEQVIAFGDEDNDLEMIEYAGTGVAMGNGIDELKSIAKDMTLTNEEDGISVYLEKYFGLS from the coding sequence TTGAAAAAACACCTCATCGCATTGGATCTTGATGGCACCCTTTTAAAAGATGATAAAACCATCTCTTCCCGCACGAAGAACACACTTGAGCATCTTATTTCAGACGGGCATAAAGTTGTCATCGCCACTGGCAGGCCGCACCGCGCCAGTAAAGTTTTTTACAACGAACTTCGTCTGAATACACCGATGGTCAATTTTAACGGAGCACTCATACACCATCCGGGCAAGTCCGAATCGTTCAGATCATTACACTCGCCTTTACCACGGAAAGTTGCAAAAGAAATTCTCTATGCCTGTGAAGAAATCGGTGTGATCAATACCATGTTTGAAGTAAAAGATCAGTTTTATTTACGTTATGCCGATCGCGGATTTGCAGATGCTTTCACGATGAATCAAAAACCAATGGGTACCGGTCCATTGCATGATTTCCTGCGAGAAGATCCAACCTCGATACTCATTCATCCAGCTACGGAGCATCTTGCAATGACGAGGTCTCAGTTTAAAGACCTGATCGGTGATGAGGTCAATCAACGATCCTGGGGAGCTCCTTGGCATGTACTTGAAATGGTCCGTTCTGATGTTCATAAAGCTTTTGGATTAAAAAAAATCGCAAATTACTTTGCCATTGATCAGGAACAAGTTATTGCATTTGGAGATGAAGACAATGACCTCGAAATGATCGAATACGCCGGGACCGGCGTCGCCATGGGGAATGGCATCGACGAGCTGAAATCAATCGCAAAAGATATGACGCTTACAAACGAAGAAGATGGTATCTCAGTTTATCTTGAAAAATATTTTGGCCTGTCCTGA
- a CDS encoding GNAT family N-acetyltransferase, giving the protein MKIRHVQKPASTHEIESITDLMMERINTLSTKTSKETMHETVIQALVPGSHSEFFIAEMNDGQITGAVFLNKNIGLDHGGVYIWLNELYVRKDHRKQGIARKLLLGVLHWAEKENYKAIELETGMNNEATKKLYNSLGFYDVVSKRYSRAIHQ; this is encoded by the coding sequence ATGAAAATCAGACATGTACAAAAGCCCGCCTCCACTCACGAGATCGAAAGCATAACCGATCTCATGATGGAGCGAATCAACACACTAAGTACAAAAACCTCAAAAGAAACGATGCACGAAACGGTGATTCAGGCATTGGTTCCGGGCTCACATTCAGAGTTCTTTATTGCCGAAATGAATGATGGTCAAATCACAGGGGCCGTCTTTCTGAATAAGAATATCGGCCTCGATCACGGCGGTGTCTATATCTGGTTGAATGAACTTTATGTCCGAAAGGATCACCGGAAACAGGGCATTGCCAGAAAGCTTCTTCTAGGTGTGCTCCACTGGGCGGAGAAAGAAAATTATAAAGCCATCGAGCTCGAAACAGGTATGAACAACGAAGCAACCAAAAAATTATATAATTCACTGGGCTTTTACGATGTCGTTTCGAAACGCTACAGTCGAGCCATTCATCAATAA
- a CDS encoding AzlD domain-containing protein translates to MATPILTEEMFWLIVGMGLVTFIPRLLPLIALKTENWPDWSKRMLARVPFAILGALIFPGILYVGPTVTWGVAGATVAAFLAYFKAPLIAVVAGAIVFLTILDVILY, encoded by the coding sequence ATGGCGACACCAATCCTGACGGAGGAAATGTTCTGGCTGATCGTGGGGATGGGGCTGGTCACGTTTATCCCGAGGCTCCTTCCTTTGATCGCCTTGAAGACAGAGAATTGGCCGGACTGGTCGAAACGAATGCTCGCACGAGTTCCATTTGCCATACTGGGTGCGCTGATATTTCCAGGGATTCTTTATGTTGGCCCTACTGTCACCTGGGGGGTGGCTGGGGCAACTGTTGCAGCTTTCCTGGCCTATTTCAAGGCTCCTTTGATTGCAGTTGTTGCAGGTGCAATTGTTTTTCTCACGATTCTGGATGTCATCCTTTATTGA
- a CDS encoding AzlC family ABC transporter permease, giving the protein MTDDIHTIEMPAGRTGLRRGLAEGVPIAVGYMPVAVAFGLLAGTTGLTLLESFLMSFLVFAGAAQYMALSMIASGSGIVAIIMATFIVNVRHLLMSASVASRLEETPTFVKVIMAYFMTDEVFAVSSTVKDPIKGSHVAGIGLVAFLSWTGFTVAGYMAGSVIPEILQNSLGFALYALFIALLIPSVRDTGRTAVILAVMGGLFHLLFRMVVETGWAIMLATILAVVSYELMERMIRWRHQS; this is encoded by the coding sequence ATGACTGATGACATACATACAATCGAAATGCCGGCCGGCAGGACAGGTTTGCGCAGAGGCCTGGCAGAAGGCGTACCCATTGCAGTAGGATACATGCCGGTGGCTGTGGCATTTGGTCTTCTTGCTGGTACAACCGGTTTAACGCTGCTGGAGTCTTTCTTGATGAGCTTTCTGGTTTTTGCAGGCGCTGCACAGTACATGGCACTTTCGATGATCGCTTCGGGTTCAGGAATCGTGGCGATTATCATGGCAACATTCATCGTCAATGTCAGGCATTTGTTAATGAGTGCCTCCGTGGCATCGAGATTGGAGGAAACGCCGACTTTCGTGAAAGTGATCATGGCTTACTTTATGACTGATGAAGTTTTTGCCGTCTCCTCAACGGTGAAAGATCCCATTAAAGGCTCGCATGTCGCAGGCATTGGACTGGTTGCGTTTTTGAGCTGGACAGGGTTCACAGTGGCTGGGTATATGGCCGGCAGCGTCATTCCCGAAATTCTGCAAAACAGTCTTGGCTTTGCCCTTTATGCCCTATTTATCGCTTTGTTAATTCCATCAGTCAGAGATACCGGCAGAACGGCAGTTATATTGGCTGTGATGGGTGGTTTGTTCCACCTGCTATTCAGGATGGTCGTGGAAACCGGATGGGCAATTATGCTGGCAACGATACTGGCTGTTGTGAGTTATGAACTCATGGAAAGGATGATTCGATGGCGACACCAATCCTGA
- a CDS encoding NifU N-terminal domain-containing protein: MAIEVRGEPTPNPNAMKFTANQVLFEGSGSASFKKNEETDHPLAKELLALDGVDNIFGFQDFVTVNKEPGADWDALLPKIQEVFEKVYE, translated from the coding sequence ATGGCAATTGAAGTACGCGGCGAGCCTACACCAAATCCAAACGCAATGAAATTCACAGCAAATCAGGTTTTGTTTGAAGGATCTGGCAGTGCCTCGTTTAAAAAGAACGAAGAGACAGACCATCCCCTGGCGAAAGAACTGCTGGCTCTGGATGGCGTTGACAATATTTTCGGCTTTCAGGATTTTGTAACGGTCAACAAGGAGCCCGGTGCAGACTGGGATGCGTTGCTGCCTAAAATCCAGGAAGTTTTTGAGAAAGTCTACGAGTAA
- a CDS encoding DEAD/DEAH box helicase, with product MIVPVSGDTEDIQRTHEKENVLQLKQLLCKYDKHSWYGLSLPVIPYQCWDQTRYGIGLSINQLLNAFIHPDVHFSFSGWFNVIRSIWESDLIPTPEGSWAFTGDPEDYPAYIHYLKDRKQHTVSEEHAPWTHWITDALMSASLVKEKQKIHLDQLHLYAGHEVIKHWSSKLSEGETQNVTLPPPFYELAKYIIAGDQESEVFQLELILHEPAQSSDETWLIHGMIHELQSDKRVSLDAFLTGEHPFRSELMNWLNCQFELVNCHLPSDTEFSATANEPVELTSLEAEHFIQCTVPECKAAGVEVWLPRSIHSPQTPAVKLSLPSADLERQSSWVSSSTDWKLLLDDQEIEEGLFRKFVSEERSLIQLNESWYVWDLQSAKKLIDHIDTIPDPTQSLLFQGLKQEHSEVDEDMHSFQIQLNDLFAQVKHVTTNQLKSEWKTVLRDYQIEGVRWLLSMRSISVGALLADDMGLGKTKQVISYFDHVQEEEPDSSFLILCPSTLLHHWEQELSEAFPEHTILLHQGPVSKRRSAFFKAEKTGFTIVSYSTAVRDEDLFLHHVWSAIVYDEAQKIKNIHTRQRKTAGRLTSRHAIALSGTPVENHPDEIWSLLNLLNPGYLGDRNEFGQSLQNLGIDALKEQIRPVILRRTKEEVQDDLQLPQRNIHHHTISLSFEQQSLYKACVEELMDTLEDGTESEQRVRIFKTMMKLKQICNHPAQLKKESGYSRFQSGRSQKWDYAQSLLRTWESEHRKAIIFTQFRYIGQLFQDYHLVHGGKNQIPFLHGGLTAANRKKMIHSFKTDPEIPYIVISLRAGGFGLNLTEASAVLHFDRWWNPAVENQATDRVHRIGQTKDVDIHTLTAKGTIEERIHDLIEKKGDLQEALLSGRPLPLWNLDLQAIKELFTYK from the coding sequence ATGATTGTTCCCGTTTCAGGAGATACAGAAGATATTCAAAGAACCCATGAAAAAGAAAATGTGCTCCAGTTAAAACAGCTGCTATGTAAATACGACAAACATTCGTGGTATGGTCTCTCGTTGCCTGTGATCCCCTATCAATGCTGGGATCAAACCCGTTACGGAATCGGACTTTCCATAAATCAATTACTTAACGCCTTTATACACCCGGATGTTCATTTCTCCTTCTCGGGCTGGTTTAACGTTATCCGTTCTATTTGGGAGAGTGATCTCATACCAACGCCAGAAGGTTCATGGGCATTCACTGGCGATCCCGAAGATTACCCGGCATACATTCATTATCTCAAAGACCGTAAACAACATACAGTATCAGAAGAGCATGCCCCATGGACGCACTGGATTACAGACGCACTGATGAGTGCCTCACTGGTTAAAGAAAAGCAGAAAATACACTTGGATCAGCTTCATTTGTACGCAGGTCATGAAGTCATTAAACACTGGTCCAGCAAGCTCAGTGAAGGCGAGACACAAAACGTAACACTCCCTCCCCCATTTTATGAACTTGCCAAATACATTATTGCGGGAGATCAGGAAAGTGAAGTCTTCCAGTTGGAATTGATACTCCATGAGCCTGCTCAATCATCGGATGAAACCTGGTTGATTCATGGCATGATTCATGAACTTCAATCAGATAAACGCGTGTCACTCGATGCTTTTTTAACTGGAGAACACCCTTTTCGTTCTGAGCTCATGAATTGGCTGAACTGCCAGTTTGAACTTGTCAATTGTCATTTACCTTCAGACACTGAATTCTCTGCAACAGCCAATGAACCTGTTGAATTAACCTCTTTGGAAGCGGAACATTTTATTCAATGTACAGTTCCTGAGTGTAAAGCAGCTGGTGTTGAAGTATGGTTGCCAAGATCAATCCACAGTCCACAAACGCCTGCTGTGAAACTATCACTCCCCTCAGCCGATCTTGAACGTCAATCATCCTGGGTATCAAGCAGTACAGACTGGAAGTTGCTTCTCGATGATCAGGAAATTGAAGAAGGACTATTCCGAAAATTTGTTTCAGAAGAACGATCACTGATCCAACTGAACGAATCCTGGTATGTGTGGGATTTACAAAGCGCAAAGAAACTGATTGATCATATTGATACCATACCTGATCCAACACAAAGTTTGCTCTTTCAAGGTTTGAAGCAAGAACATAGTGAAGTCGACGAAGATATGCATTCGTTTCAAATTCAACTGAACGATTTATTCGCACAGGTAAAACATGTTACGACAAACCAATTAAAATCTGAGTGGAAAACCGTGTTAAGAGACTATCAGATCGAAGGTGTTCGCTGGCTTCTCAGTATGCGCTCCATCAGCGTCGGGGCGTTGTTGGCGGATGACATGGGCCTTGGAAAAACCAAACAGGTTATCAGTTATTTTGACCATGTCCAAGAGGAGGAGCCCGATTCATCGTTTTTAATTCTTTGTCCGTCAACCCTTTTACATCATTGGGAGCAGGAATTATCGGAAGCATTTCCTGAACACACAATCCTTCTTCATCAGGGACCTGTTTCAAAAAGACGCTCAGCTTTCTTCAAAGCAGAAAAAACCGGCTTTACCATTGTTTCTTACTCCACTGCTGTAAGAGATGAGGATCTTTTTCTTCATCATGTCTGGTCAGCAATTGTTTATGATGAAGCTCAGAAAATTAAAAATATACATACCCGCCAGCGAAAAACAGCAGGCCGATTGACAAGCCGGCATGCCATAGCGCTAAGTGGTACACCTGTCGAGAATCATCCTGATGAAATCTGGAGCCTTCTGAATCTCTTAAACCCTGGCTATCTTGGAGACCGGAATGAATTTGGACAATCCCTTCAAAACCTTGGCATAGATGCGTTAAAAGAGCAGATCAGACCAGTTATACTCAGACGAACCAAAGAAGAAGTGCAGGATGATCTTCAGTTACCTCAACGAAATATTCATCACCACACCATCAGCCTGTCATTTGAGCAGCAATCCCTCTACAAAGCCTGCGTCGAAGAATTGATGGATACACTCGAAGATGGCACTGAATCAGAGCAACGCGTAAGGATATTCAAAACCATGATGAAATTGAAACAAATTTGCAATCATCCCGCTCAATTAAAAAAAGAGTCAGGATATAGCCGATTTCAATCAGGAAGATCGCAAAAATGGGATTATGCCCAGTCTCTTCTACGAACCTGGGAATCAGAGCATCGCAAAGCCATCATATTCACACAATTCCGCTATATTGGTCAGCTCTTTCAGGATTATCACCTTGTCCATGGTGGGAAAAATCAAATTCCTTTTCTTCACGGCGGCCTCACAGCAGCAAACCGAAAAAAAATGATTCATTCATTCAAAACAGACCCGGAGATTCCCTATATCGTTATCTCCCTCAGGGCCGGCGGCTTTGGTTTAAATTTGACGGAAGCATCAGCAGTGCTCCATTTCGATCGCTGGTGGAACCCGGCCGTTGAAAATCAAGCGACAGACCGTGTGCATCGGATCGGTCAAACAAAGGATGTCGATATTCATACGTTAACTGCAAAAGGGACCATAGAAGAAAGAATCCACGACTTGATCGAAAAAAAAGGTGACCTCCAGGAAGCTTTATTGAGCGGTCGCCCGCTTCCCCTGTGGAATCTTGACCTTCAAGCGATTAAAGAACTTTTCACCTACAAATGA
- a CDS encoding BsuPI-related putative proteinase inhibitor has protein sequence MIKGMCVLIGLILISAGCGEGNQLNDSNEESGDREEHEDQEEMNVDVQAEEIEGGLEIMITLDNKSDQSKTVTFMSGHQFDLRISRHGEMLYDFAEDMMFTQAIIEETIEPGEALIFSDTWGGYEEDTGEVTIQVKVLAEELEEANATESLTYP, from the coding sequence ATGATTAAGGGGATGTGCGTACTGATCGGGCTGATATTAATTTCAGCAGGATGTGGCGAAGGAAATCAACTGAATGACAGTAATGAAGAATCTGGCGATCGTGAAGAACACGAAGACCAGGAAGAAATGAACGTGGATGTTCAGGCAGAAGAAATAGAGGGTGGACTTGAAATCATGATCACTCTTGATAATAAATCAGATCAGAGTAAAACAGTGACATTCATGTCGGGTCATCAATTTGATCTCAGGATTTCACGGCACGGCGAAATGCTCTATGATTTTGCGGAAGATATGATGTTTACTCAAGCCATTATCGAAGAGACGATTGAACCTGGGGAAGCGTTGATCTTCTCAGACACCTGGGGAGGCTATGAGGAAGATACCGGGGAGGTGACGATTCAGGTGAAAGTTTTGGCTGAAGAACTTGAGGAGGCCAATGCAACAGAGTCACTCACATATCCATAA
- a CDS encoding rhodanese-like domain-containing protein, translating into MSYEMQGVKQISNDELKEVLKTVSNEAMVIDVREPEEFNAGHIPDIHLLPMQEIPEMIEGFDPEKEYIFICRSGNRSQNVAMYLKQHGLSNITNVEGGMMFWDGDVNRGIENRIQSVETLKQAVNQQL; encoded by the coding sequence ATGAGTTATGAAATGCAGGGTGTCAAACAGATATCCAACGATGAATTAAAAGAAGTGTTGAAGACAGTATCAAACGAGGCGATGGTGATTGATGTCAGAGAGCCTGAAGAATTTAATGCAGGCCACATTCCGGATATACATTTGCTTCCCATGCAGGAAATTCCTGAAATGATCGAGGGATTTGATCCTGAAAAAGAATATATTTTTATCTGCCGCAGTGGAAATCGTTCTCAGAATGTGGCAATGTACCTGAAGCAGCATGGGCTTTCAAATATTACAAATGTTGAAGGTGGCATGATGTTCTGGGATGGTGACGTGAATCGGGGGATTGAGAATCGCATACAATCGGTTGAAACGTTAAAACAGGCGGTTAATCAACAATTATGA
- a CDS encoding AI-2E family transporter translates to MKNLLIILLLLLIVLVGTQVSWIFTPLQVAFQTMFLPFLLAGVLFYLIRPVVNLLEKYKVPRVVSILLIYIAGIGLVTFIVFLIGPTLQRQTMNLIDNAPMLFEEVRKVIVNLESNQWIEDNFQPTDNFSIEDLTENIAENLSTAFDFIGSNIAGFIGAVTSFILVIVVLPFILFFLLKDGDKAPDQVLRFLPEKQQVEGRRILSDMDDKLSSYIQGQLIVSLFVGTLMFIAYLIIGVDYSLILALVAMVTNVVPFVGPWIGTIPAVIVAVIDSWVSMLWVIVAIIIVQQIESNLISPNVMGKKLKVHPLTIIVLILVAGRFGGLIGLIIAVPLYAVTKVVVSHTYRLLQLRKKVDEELNHPDSQE, encoded by the coding sequence GTGAAAAATTTGTTGATCATCCTGTTACTGTTATTGATCGTCCTCGTGGGGACGCAAGTATCCTGGATTTTCACACCATTGCAGGTAGCTTTTCAAACAATGTTTTTACCGTTTCTGCTTGCAGGCGTATTGTTCTATCTGATCAGACCCGTAGTCAATCTGCTTGAAAAATATAAGGTTCCTCGAGTTGTATCCATTTTACTGATATACATAGCCGGCATTGGCCTTGTTACGTTTATTGTTTTTTTGATCGGACCTACATTGCAGCGCCAGACCATGAATCTTATTGATAATGCGCCCATGCTGTTTGAGGAAGTTCGGAAGGTAATTGTCAATTTGGAGAGTAATCAATGGATCGAAGATAACTTTCAGCCGACTGACAATTTTTCCATTGAGGATTTAACCGAAAATATTGCTGAAAATTTGTCGACAGCATTTGATTTCATCGGCAGCAACATAGCCGGTTTTATTGGAGCCGTTACGAGTTTTATATTGGTTATCGTTGTTTTACCATTCATCCTGTTTTTTCTCCTGAAGGACGGGGATAAGGCTCCCGATCAGGTGCTTAGATTTTTGCCTGAGAAGCAGCAGGTTGAAGGCCGACGGATTCTCAGTGATATGGATGACAAATTAAGTTCCTATATCCAAGGACAATTAATCGTCAGCCTGTTTGTCGGAACATTGATGTTCATTGCTTATCTGATTATTGGTGTTGATTACTCGTTAATATTGGCGCTGGTGGCGATGGTAACCAATGTTGTTCCATTTGTCGGGCCATGGATTGGTACCATTCCTGCTGTTATAGTGGCAGTGATTGATTCATGGGTATCGATGTTATGGGTTATCGTGGCGATCATCATCGTCCAACAGATTGAGAGTAACCTGATTTCACCAAATGTTATGGGCAAGAAATTAAAGGTTCATCCATTAACGATCATCGTTTTGATTCTTGTTGCTGGTCGGTTTGGCGGGTTAATCGGTTTGATTATTGCTGTTCCGCTTTATGCAGTCACAAAAGTCGTTGTTTCGCATACGTATCGTCTATTGCAACTTAGAAAGAAAGTGGATGAAGAATTGAATCATCCTGATTCACAAGAGTAG
- a CDS encoding LacI family DNA-binding transcriptional regulator, whose translation MTVTIKDVAKAANVAPSTVSRVIANSPRISERTKEIVRGAMKELGYHPNFNARSLANKSTNTIGIVMPNSANKTFQNPFFPEVIRGISSKAHQVEYGLYLSTGQSEDEIFEEVQHMVQGKRVDGIILLYSRVDDRVMNYLYEQKFPFTVIGRPYDVRKREITYVNNDNYKASKTVTEYLLLLGHKNIAFIGGNLDFVVTVDHMEGYRKALYNAGIELKDDYIVFHEELQEGGQEAVIDLMSLSEPPTAMIVADDIMTFGVMRMLSEMEMRVPDDVSIISFNNVMISELSSPPMTTVDIHIYNLGYEACNLLIDLIHHPDTGAKQVLIPHKMIKRQTTQKIIGKISSSQ comes from the coding sequence ATGACTGTAACGATCAAAGACGTGGCTAAAGCAGCAAATGTAGCCCCTTCTACGGTATCCCGTGTGATAGCCAATAGCCCAAGAATCAGTGAAAGAACAAAGGAAATTGTCCGTGGTGCCATGAAAGAACTGGGGTATCACCCGAATTTTAATGCGAGAAGTCTGGCGAATAAAAGCACAAATACTATCGGTATTGTCATGCCGAATTCTGCCAACAAGACGTTTCAGAATCCCTTTTTCCCTGAAGTAATCCGGGGGATCAGCTCGAAAGCTCACCAGGTGGAATATGGTTTGTATCTTTCCACAGGTCAGTCTGAAGACGAAATTTTTGAAGAAGTGCAGCATATGGTCCAGGGCAAACGGGTAGACGGAATTATTCTGTTGTACTCCAGGGTCGATGACAGGGTTATGAACTATCTCTATGAACAAAAGTTTCCCTTCACGGTCATCGGCCGTCCATATGATGTTCGAAAGCGGGAAATCACTTATGTGAATAATGATAATTATAAGGCCTCTAAAACGGTTACGGAATATTTACTCCTTCTGGGTCACAAAAATATTGCCTTCATCGGTGGAAACCTTGATTTCGTTGTTACTGTGGACCACATGGAGGGTTACCGGAAAGCACTTTACAATGCGGGTATCGAACTGAAAGATGACTACATTGTGTTCCATGAAGAGTTACAGGAAGGCGGACAGGAAGCGGTTATTGATTTGATGAGTCTTTCTGAACCTCCAACGGCTATGATTGTTGCAGATGATATTATGACATTTGGTGTCATGCGTATGCTTTCAGAAATGGAAATGCGGGTTCCTGATGATGTTTCCATTATCAGCTTCAATAATGTTATGATCTCAGAGTTGTCATCACCTCCAATGACGACAGTAGATATTCACATTTACAATTTGGGTTATGAAGCCTGTAATCTGCTGATTGATTTAATTCATCACCCGGATACTGGTGCAAAGCAGGTTTTGATTCCACATAAAATGATCAAGCGACAAACAACACAGAAAATCATTGGAAAGATTTCATCCAGTCAATGA